caatcttagcTAATAATTCCGAATATGGGAATGCGCATATGATTCCTCCTTCCTTAGCAAGTTTCCTTTTTGGGAAAACCACACACAATAGAaccataaattataaattagtattTGATTTTTCAGGTTTTGTTacacattttaataattttatttatatagcaTTATATTTGTGGCTTACCGACTAGATGGACTTTGTGATCTTCATCGCATTTTAAGTGACTGATAGGCATAATTACTAAGTCCCGTGAGCAGTGAATTTACCTCATAATTTGTGATGAAGAAATATTTATGTGTTGATGTGTATTTAGACCGTTAAAGCAAAAACCAAGTTTTTTTTCACTTGTCAGCTTAAATGGTCAAGATCTTTGAAGCCAAAACGCGTATTCAACTTTACAAGTAAAACGGAAATTAAAAAACCTAATACCTGATGtgtatattatgttttaatattaaaattaataacgTATGGGGCTCATTCATATATATCCCTCTATTGGCAAATCTATGTGATCAGTCtgtataatatgtatatatcatACGATAAGACTTTTGAGGGACATATTCACTTTGACTTCTAGTTTGGAGCCATTATAGATTCGGTGTTGCTTGAAGTTGACGCATCAATGTAAGGGGAAAAAGGAACCTAAAGTAAATCAAATGCATTTAGACACTTTGGACTGATACCGAAAACATATGGAGACCTTAACTGAGTGGAAAAGAAGACGAGAGTAAACAAAAGAATTCAACTAGTACAAGTATAAGCAAAGAAACTGTCTTGCAATGAATTCATCATCTGTTTAATCAAAATCGATTACCAGTTTACCACTAATCACTGATCAAATCACATTTATAGTGAAAAGTCGATGGTTATGGATGTTCTATGTActagaaaatatcaaaaactaaACATGCATTAGTGCATTACATTGTGTAGTatgatatgtgtatatatatatatatcagtattgcctttgtttttttatttgttttgctaAACATGTATtgcctttgtttttattttaattttcttataagtaTTGCCTTGGTGTTAGAGATCAAGAAGCCATGTTCGTAATCGTGGGTCGACAAATGactgtactaattaaaaaaaaaaagaagcttttTGACATAAAAATGTATGGTGGTGATACAGATGAATATTTTCTGATCGATCAAAAAGAATTAAGAGGATATATTAGAATTAGTACTGTTAAGATTCTCTCCTCCGGTGCTGAAAACCACCACTTTCGGCGTGGGAATCACGTGGAGAGCCCCTGCGTAGACACGTGGTCGATGGGAATTTTCCGACCAGCCCCCACATCGTAAGTGGACAACAGAACCACGCTGGTCACCGTCATCATTTATCCCTTCACatctttaatttaaaaactcGATTCGATTCTCCGTAATATGGCTTATACGTTTCCCGGTTTCGTAGTCTACCGGTAATGCTAAGGAGTCTGTGGGCTTGGGCTCAGATTACTTTTGGACCGTGCTTACCTTTAGCAATGATTCGCCTTTTTATGTGTTATTGATTTTCTTATCACCGTACTTtgatacttaaaaataatttataaaatttgacccaatttcttttaattataaattaatctaCTGTTCATGTGGGAAAATGATAGCTCGTGGAAAATTAAGCTATTGATTAAAGGTGTATATGGCCCTTTGTATGTTTGCTGGTTGTCACGTTCCCACACGAATATGTGAATACCAACATTATTACACACAAATGACCGTTTCTTTCACATCAATCAATGGtcaattataaaaaacaaaataaataacttgTTTATTTATGAGTAATTTACGCACAAAAACACTTTATATATTTCATCTAACACAATTAGGCActtattgaaattttatttatcatagtAATGCCCTTTTGctttattcaaatttttaaaacagccaaaaaataaatagaaacatGAATGAATTGTGAAATATATGAATTGTGTTTGTGTAACGTCCGAGTGTCAAATCGAGACCAGCTCAAAGACACGGCTCTCGCGTTATTATTCTCTGAGCTGTAACCAAAGAGAAAAggagacaaaataaaaagaatctcTTGAACTCTCGCCGGCTTCAATGGAAGACTACTGCAGTCAAAGACCCTACGGAGGGATGCAGATCCAGCCTTACAACGGCGGTCCGGGAACCGGAGACTTCAGGAGCTATAGCGCTTCTTACGGGACGGCGACGGAGAACAATATGTATGATGTGAAGAAGGGCAAATCGGTTGGGAGGTCGAAGTCGTGGGGGATAACTGACCCGGAGCTgaagaggaagaaaagggtgGCGAGTTACAAGATGTATAGTGTTGAAGGCAAAGTCAAAGGCTCTTTTAGAAAAAGCTTCAGGTGGCTTAAGCATAGGTACACACAGGTCGTCTATGGCTGATggtgattttctttctttctttttttccttcttctgaTCGCTttgagtttttcttttattttgatttcCTCAAGTAACTAATTATGTTGTGTTCTCTTAGTATATCTCTATGTGTTGCATTCTTCAATGTAAGTGTGATTACCACAAAACTATATATGATTATTAGTTTACATAGTTTATGGAGTTTCACAAAGCTTTGGATGAATCTTTTCCACCCGTGAAAAAATGGTTCAAACAAGATTATTGAAAGGTCTCTTGTGTTGCTGCAAGTTCATGACATATGAAccattcttgttttttttttcatttaaataatctTGTGTCTAGACCTTAGTATGGTTGGGTTTATGTGTTTAACCTTGTCACATCCGGTGAGTGACGAATCAATCTCTCCCTCGTTTGGTTttacaataataataacatcGGAGTGAATGGAGAACGTATACATATCTTAATACTGGTCTTGCGGATGCTCCAAAACATACAAAGGCCATGGAAACATGattttcttttagattattttgttttgatttcagTCTAGATTCCTTTTGTCAAACACACTCAGCTAGAGttatacaaatgttttttttgttgaataaacattcatttgaaataattaaaaattttaaaatattggcATGCAACACCAAAATCTAGCCAAAAAACACGTTTCTAGGtcttgattgtttgtttgtgttgcaAGTTACATTTGTTTGATATATCAGTATATATTTTGCACTTGTCATTTGTATTTACAGAAATATCTTATaagaaattagtaaaaataagtCATGGAAACGCAAGTAGCCATGGAGGTTAGGCAGTTTTGCATAACTTAAACcaactaaacacaaatatttaataatcaAGAAATACTCTCGATCAAAAAGTTGTTGTTGACATATTATAGTGTGACACAATAGTCTccattatataataaaaattgctATAAACATAGTAATTactattttattacaaaaaaaaaatagggagaGGGGGCATGTAATAACGTAAGACATCGGCAAACAAATAATTCCCCCGTCATCGATTCTCTTTCTCGCCGGGCGTTAAAGAGAACACCACCACAT
Above is a window of Brassica napus cultivar Da-Ae chromosome A10, Da-Ae, whole genome shotgun sequence DNA encoding:
- the LOC111201501 gene encoding uncharacterized protein LOC111201501 encodes the protein MEDYCSQRPYGGMQIQPYNGGPGTGDFRSYSASYGTATENNMYDVKKGKSVGRSKSWGITDPELKRKKRVASYKMYSVEGKVKGSFRKSFRWLKHRYTQVVYG